The Spodoptera frugiperda isolate SF20-4 chromosome 2, AGI-APGP_CSIRO_Sfru_2.0, whole genome shotgun sequence genome has a window encoding:
- the LOC118268922 gene encoding conserved oligomeric Golgi complex subunit 8, whose translation MAQELKELCQLLFPDSAEENAEYFSDITDYIKKLGSQNWEHIRKEPERLTEEMKQLTEQTQELAFTNYKTFVETAEISHTIINDLAKSKESLSSFLDNTPIFLQECDKFSQIAGNIVKEKSRYSTIRNQSDKLLELLELPSLMREALNAEDYESALDIFTFVRNLSKRYSEIPVVQNTTSEIMTLWFETLYHLFNQLRYDLPLPQCLQILGYLRRANTVYRSTDEDESSLYSGSNKNTASADGLHVHFLKARNAWFEKALEDAKNTEASERLLRRIIELHRIHLFNVLTQHKSIFLSDSQEAKIRDDELSGTSALSCWLKLKVETLAQILNQDLPKEDEASFESLLNQCMYLCLSFGRVGADMRCVLTPLFRNNILTQFHTGLEKADNQFEAQMRTYKVPSIKNVPRPINETVSTGPPENLLDYYPLAEYCNGMLSVLNSMRVTAPLNIVKEVYNAFRESFNKAVQVLLTFYYREQQSFTDTEKQNFLSLCVCFTEDLVPYIAKCLAQSFPSTQVAELLGVTLTVLQESNILHVDQNAICEPLNFITGVSVN comes from the exons ATGGCACAGGAATTAAAAGAACTTTGTCAACTATTATTCCCTGACTCTGCTGAAG AAAATGCAGAATACTTCAGTGATATCAcggattatattaaaaaattaggGTCACAAAATTGGGAACATATTCGTAAGGAACCAGAAAGATTGACCGAAGAGATGAAACAGTTGACGGAACAGACACAAGAGCTTGCTTTcacaaattacaaaacatttgtgGAAACAGCCGAGATATCACACACAATTATAAATGACTTGGCAAAGTCTAAGGAATCACTTTCATCATTCCTGGATAATACACCAATATTCTTACAAGAATGTGACAAGTTCTCACAAATAGCTGGTAATATTGTCAAAGAgaaaag CCGATACAGCACCATTCGTAACCAAAGTGACAAGTTGTTGGAATTATTGGAACTACCATCTCTAATGCGTGAGGCATTGAATGCTGAAGATTACGAGAGTGCCTTAGACATTTTCACATTTGTCCGTAACCTCTCCAAAAGATACTCCGAAATACCAGTTGTACAG AATACCACATCTGAGATTATGACCCTGTGGTTCGAGACTCTTTACCACCTCTTCAACCAACTAAGATATGATTTGCCTCTACCGCAATGTTTGCAA ATTTTGGGTTATTTACGCAGAGCAAATACAGTGTATAGATCTACAGATGAAGATGAAAGCAGTTTGTATTCAGGGAGCAATAAAAATACAGCTAGTGCTGATGGGCTGCATGTGCACTTCTTGAAGGCCAGAAATGCTTGGTTTGAAAAAGCTTTGGAAGATGCTAAGAATACTGAAG cATCAGAAAGATTATTGCGAAGAATCATAGAACTACATAGAATTCATCTGTTCAATGTTCTCACACAACACAAGTCAATCTTTTTGTCGGATTCCCAAGAGGCCAAAATTAGAGATGACGAATTGAGCGGCACTAGCGCCCTATCTTGCTGGTTGAAATTAAAG GTTGAAACTTTGGCGCAAATATTGAACCAAGATTTGCCAAAGGAAGATGAAGCTAGTTTTGAGTCCCTTTTAAATCAGTGTATGTATCTCTGCTTATCATTTGGAAGAGTTGGGGCAGATATGAGATGTGTTCTGACGCCACTGTTCCGCAATAACATTCTAACGCAATTCCACACTGGACTTGAGAAGGCAGACAACCAGTTTGAAGCACAGATGAGAACATATAAAGTGCCGAGTATAAAGAATGTGCCTCGGCCTATAAACGAAACTGTATCAACAGGACCACCAGAAAACCTGCTTGATTACTATCCTCTGGCTGAATACTGTAATGGCATGCTATCAGTATTAAACTCAATGAGAGTTACAGCCCCATTAAATATTGTGAAGGAAGTGTACAATGCATTTAGAGAATCTTTCAACAAGGCTGTTCAAGTATTGTTGACCTTCTATTATAGAGAACAGCAAAGCTTTACTGATACTGAGAAGCAGAATTTTCTGTCTCTATGTGTGTGTTTCACTGAAGACTTGGTACCTTATATAGCAAAGTGTCTGGCACAATCTTTTCCTTCCACACAAGTAGCTGAGCTACTGGGTGTCACGCTAACTGTTCTACAAGAGAGCAACATTCTTCACGTTGATCAGAATGCCATCTGTGAACCTTTAAACTTCATTACAGGGGTAtcagttaattaa